From the Vibrio algarum genome, one window contains:
- a CDS encoding ABC transporter permease, with product MSFLLRRFGFYFTAFLIAISFNFMLPRLMPGDPVEALFAAAQGRMDIAQMDAVREMYGFLDGNIFEQYLAYMKSVFTLDLGPSVLMFPVSVSDVIAMALPWTMFLALGSLIVALIIGVSIGTYASYNRAGIFGQVVPPVLAFISNFPYVVTALLLFYIFGLKLDLLPLAYTYDPSLTPGFTLEFIGSVAKHAILPVGSMVVVGISTWVFNMRNAMINVLGEDYVTMAEAKGLSSYRVMYRYAGRNAILPVATAIAMAIGFSFAGSIMTEVVFNYQGLGNILLKGIVARDYPLIQAILLILVTAVLTANFIADLLYVWLDPRISN from the coding sequence ATGTCGTTTTTACTTCGCCGCTTTGGCTTTTATTTCACTGCATTTTTAATTGCTATCTCATTTAATTTTATGCTGCCACGTTTGATGCCAGGTGACCCTGTTGAGGCTCTATTTGCCGCAGCGCAAGGTCGAATGGATATTGCTCAAATGGATGCTGTTCGTGAGATGTATGGCTTCCTTGATGGCAATATTTTCGAACAGTACCTCGCGTATATGAAAAGCGTGTTCACGTTGGACCTGGGGCCATCAGTGCTGATGTTTCCTGTCAGTGTGTCTGATGTTATAGCAATGGCCCTTCCTTGGACGATGTTTCTTGCCCTTGGCTCACTTATCGTTGCACTCATTATTGGTGTCAGCATAGGTACATATGCCTCGTACAATCGTGCTGGCATCTTTGGTCAGGTTGTTCCGCCAGTGCTTGCCTTTATCAGTAATTTCCCTTATGTCGTTACCGCGCTATTGCTGTTCTATATCTTTGGCTTAAAACTCGATTTATTACCACTTGCTTACACATATGACCCGTCACTTACGCCAGGTTTCACCTTGGAGTTTATTGGAAGTGTCGCTAAACACGCCATTCTTCCAGTAGGGTCAATGGTAGTGGTTGGTATCTCTACATGGGTATTCAATATGCGAAATGCCATGATCAACGTGCTTGGTGAAGATTATGTCACCATGGCAGAAGCGAAAGGGTTAAGTAGTTACCGAGTTATGTATCGCTATGCTGGTCGTAACGCCATTCTTCCTGTCGCGACAGCCATCGCGATGGCTATTGGGTTTTCATTCGCAGGTTCAATCATGACTGAGGTGGTATTTAACTATCAAGGTTTGGGTAACATCCTATTGAAAGGGATTGTCGCGCGTGACTATCCGCTTATACAAGCCATTCTCTTAATACTGGTCACTGCGGTACTAACCGCCAACTTCATTGCCGATCTTCTATATGTTTGGCTAGACCCACGAATCTCAAATTAG
- a CDS encoding carbohydrate porin, which translates to MKLSKISLACLMATSGISLSPIAVADTTDGFEFHGYFRAGAIFSVEDDLKRSKFPATKETLGRLGIESDNHYELALQKNFDLDNGQKIRIKTRAGADNNNGDATNQLSSNVNGGDIGIMETFVEFEGVTETGVVWGGKRFYGKDNYIFMTDFFYTDMSGIGAGVEGIKLGEYVWDFAYMASDKNDNDAGRWGDNTNNTMHSVHVGVNLGKFEIHSMAKYLPDNYNTVDDVTTGDYAETGFEVTGIYHIDSLWGLPGNGFSKVIGQAGTGLGSGQLLGGTMTEYNAYKPGSGRGQGQSYLTQVKDGDNSFRLLTWGGYFPEGKMNYFTSIQGQYNDYDDGGNDYWASAMVRPTYTVSDNFFVATELGFQHTGYENVDGTTGTDNDYKLTIAPTVVVNTGMGPAPEIRFLATYLDGTAREKSDVIVGIQADMWW; encoded by the coding sequence ATGAAATTATCAAAAATATCTTTAGCTTGTCTTATGGCAACATCGGGCATTTCCCTTTCACCTATTGCAGTCGCTGACACGACTGACGGTTTTGAGTTCCATGGTTACTTTCGAGCAGGTGCCATTTTTAGTGTTGAAGATGACTTAAAGAGATCAAAATTCCCAGCAACAAAAGAGACATTGGGGCGCTTGGGTATTGAATCTGACAACCATTATGAACTCGCTTTGCAAAAAAACTTTGATTTAGATAATGGCCAAAAAATTAGAATTAAAACGCGTGCTGGTGCAGACAATAATAATGGCGATGCGACAAACCAACTTTCTTCTAATGTTAACGGTGGCGACATCGGTATTATGGAAACATTTGTAGAATTTGAAGGCGTTACCGAAACAGGTGTGGTTTGGGGTGGTAAGCGTTTTTACGGAAAAGATAACTACATATTTATGACAGATTTTTTCTACACTGATATGTCAGGTATTGGTGCTGGTGTTGAAGGTATTAAACTCGGCGAATACGTTTGGGACTTTGCCTATATGGCGAGTGACAAAAATGATAATGATGCGGGACGTTGGGGTGATAATACCAACAACACAATGCACTCGGTACATGTAGGTGTAAATCTTGGTAAGTTTGAGATTCATTCGATGGCTAAGTATTTACCGGACAACTACAACACCGTTGACGACGTAACAACAGGTGACTACGCCGAAACTGGTTTCGAAGTGACGGGTATTTATCATATCGATAGCCTTTGGGGTTTACCTGGGAATGGTTTCTCAAAAGTGATTGGTCAAGCCGGTACTGGGTTGGGTTCGGGTCAACTACTTGGTGGCACAATGACGGAGTACAATGCGTATAAGCCGGGCTCAGGTCGCGGTCAAGGTCAAAGCTACTTAACGCAAGTTAAAGATGGAGATAACTCCTTCCGTCTACTTACTTGGGGTGGCTACTTCCCTGAGGGTAAGATGAATTATTTTACTTCGATTCAAGGTCAATACAATGACTACGATGATGGTGGTAATGACTATTGGGCATCGGCAATGGTTCGCCCTACTTATACCGTAAGTGATAACTTCTTTGTAGCAACTGAACTGGGCTTTCAACATACCGGTTATGAAAATGTAGATGGAACTACAGGAACAGACAACGACTATAAACTGACGATTGCGCCAACGGTTGTGGTTAATACAGGCATGGGACCAGCGCCAGAAATTCGTTTCCTTGCAACATATTTAGACGGAACAGCTCGTGAAAAAAGCGATGTAATCGTGGGCATCCAGGCTGATATGTGGTGGTAA
- a CDS encoding GntR family transcriptional regulator, producing MSKKRLYQQIGEQIRDKIIQGVYPVGTKLPPERLISDEFSVSRTVVREAVIMLELEGYVEVRKGSGIHVLSIEAKKNNSSFDETESFIRHIANELKGVGPFEMLQARQLIECSIAGFAASQVTKSDIDELNNIQQKGYEDSDRRDSEWDKKFHQKIGDITNNSVLSLIVELMWFGRNQNPLWLKLHEHIEEDRLNTWDDEHNEITKGFTMKSPELAKKAMWSHLESTKNALYNASSVEDNHYDKFLFQDDPIKYT from the coding sequence ATGAGTAAAAAAAGGCTATACCAGCAAATTGGAGAGCAAATTCGCGACAAAATTATTCAAGGTGTTTACCCTGTTGGCACTAAGCTTCCTCCAGAAAGGCTTATTTCCGATGAGTTTTCTGTTAGCCGCACAGTGGTAAGAGAGGCCGTCATCATGCTAGAACTTGAAGGTTATGTTGAAGTAAGAAAAGGGTCTGGCATTCACGTATTGAGCATTGAGGCGAAAAAAAACAATAGCAGCTTTGATGAAACAGAAAGTTTTATACGTCACATTGCTAATGAACTTAAAGGTGTCGGTCCATTCGAAATGCTTCAAGCTCGACAGTTAATTGAATGTTCAATCGCAGGGTTTGCCGCTTCACAAGTAACAAAAAGTGACATTGATGAATTAAATAACATTCAACAGAAAGGCTACGAAGATAGCGATCGAAGAGATTCTGAATGGGATAAAAAATTCCATCAAAAGATTGGTGATATTACGAATAATTCTGTTCTTTCACTTATCGTTGAGTTGATGTGGTTTGGCCGGAATCAAAACCCATTGTGGCTTAAACTTCACGAACATATTGAAGAAGATAGACTGAATACCTGGGATGATGAACATAACGAAATAACCAAAGGCTTTACCATGAAATCCCCGGAGCTCGCCAAAAAAGCGATGTGGAGTCATTTAGAAAGCACAAAAAATGCGCTCTACAACGCATCATCAGTAGAAGATAATCACTATGACAAGTTTTTATTTCAAGATGACCCGATAAAATATACTTAG
- a CDS encoding ABC transporter permease, protein MDKLIPNQPTEFEVKQPTFSWKKVKEVMGKVYAFFYGNPPAIIGGVLLSVILAGAIMAPVFATHNPEKRVARPHVAPNSEHIMGSTRSGRDVYSQVLYGARKSLTVAILAGAIAMTLAIIVGVSSGYFGGKIDERLNFVTNVFLVFPQLPLLIVLAAFLGQVGSLVITVLLGVTSWPWGARVIRAQTMAIRSKEFIISAEVMGESKIRIILVEILPNLISIVFGGFLGTVIYAMGAEAGLGILGLGDATEVSWGSMLYWAQTSSSLYTGAWWEMIVPAMALALTGGALALINMSIDQVSNPKLKTGPHIKVWHKLKKEADIRRGLR, encoded by the coding sequence ATGGACAAGCTTATTCCAAATCAACCGACTGAATTTGAAGTAAAACAGCCAACTTTTTCATGGAAAAAAGTGAAAGAGGTGATGGGCAAGGTTTACGCTTTTTTCTACGGAAATCCACCAGCAATCATTGGCGGTGTTTTGTTATCAGTTATTTTAGCTGGAGCAATAATGGCGCCAGTATTTGCTACACACAACCCTGAAAAGCGTGTCGCAAGGCCACACGTTGCTCCGAACTCAGAGCATATTATGGGCTCAACACGAAGTGGTCGTGATGTGTATAGCCAAGTGCTTTATGGTGCAAGAAAATCATTAACCGTGGCTATTTTAGCGGGTGCTATTGCCATGACGCTAGCCATTATTGTGGGCGTATCGTCTGGTTATTTCGGAGGCAAGATCGACGAACGATTAAATTTTGTCACGAACGTATTTCTGGTCTTCCCACAGCTCCCCTTGTTAATAGTACTCGCGGCCTTTCTCGGGCAAGTCGGTTCCTTAGTTATTACGGTGCTATTAGGGGTTACATCGTGGCCATGGGGGGCTAGGGTTATACGAGCACAGACCATGGCGATCCGAAGTAAAGAGTTCATTATTTCAGCAGAAGTGATGGGGGAATCGAAAATCCGAATTATTCTGGTCGAAATATTACCAAATTTGATCTCCATCGTATTTGGTGGCTTTTTGGGAACGGTTATTTATGCCATGGGAGCAGAAGCTGGCTTAGGTATTTTGGGCCTAGGTGATGCGACGGAAGTGAGCTGGGGCTCAATGCTTTATTGGGCGCAGACCTCTTCTTCTCTTTATACCGGAGCATGGTGGGAAATGATCGTTCCTGCGATGGCGCTTGCATTAACTGGCGGTGCTTTGGCACTGATTAATATGTCGATTGATCAGGTGAGTAATCCGAAACTGAAGACAGGTCCACATATAAAAGTCTGGCATAAGCTGAAAAAAGAAGCTGACATACGCAGAGGTCTAAGATGA
- a CDS encoding ABC transporter substrate-binding protein: protein MQNKTLLASLLCSAMFVSAVQAEEIKQGGTLTVPIINTGFVDNFNPYTTKDVFHGIMFEPLMVFNNMTGETNYRLAESAAYSDDLKTITVKLRDGLKWSDGKPLTAEDVVFSFLLTKDAPAFDQKGIWSGKNLTEIKAVDNTTITFELNQADSTFIWNLERYHIVPKHIWGEVEDLTTFTNPNPVGSGPMTTVKYLKAQQMELCRNPNYYLEGRPYLDCVTYRSYNDNSQLQPALIKGEIDWGSNFIADIDATFVEASPETNHYWYPANDAIHLYVNTKEAPFNDLRVRQALSMSLDRDAIVDIAAYGYPTANFNAGGIGELYETNINTDISDKYKSLTAFNPDKANAILDEVGLIDKNGDGFRDDKDGNTVEFDIEVVNGWTDWIQVVQMVTEYFEEVGVKANVKTVDWAVYDKNLKESKYKMSINWSMVATNPILAYQEYFSTSRIGKTWHAGHGVHTPEIDALIDSFGKTGDTQEQQKILDQLQEFTAQNMPFIPLFSNPTWFQYRTDKIVGWPSEKDPYVQPVWYDGGKRVIILNNLHLK, encoded by the coding sequence ATGCAAAACAAAACCTTACTGGCCTCATTATTATGTAGTGCTATGTTTGTTTCTGCAGTTCAGGCAGAAGAAATTAAACAAGGCGGTACGCTTACGGTGCCAATTATTAACACTGGCTTTGTTGATAATTTTAACCCGTATACGACAAAAGACGTTTTTCATGGAATCATGTTTGAACCATTGATGGTGTTTAACAACATGACTGGTGAAACGAATTATCGCCTTGCAGAGTCTGCTGCTTATTCTGATGACTTAAAAACAATCACAGTAAAACTTCGTGACGGCTTAAAATGGTCCGATGGAAAGCCTCTTACCGCAGAAGATGTTGTATTCAGCTTTTTATTGACGAAAGATGCACCAGCGTTTGACCAAAAAGGTATTTGGTCTGGTAAAAATTTGACGGAAATTAAAGCCGTTGACAATACGACCATTACGTTTGAGTTGAACCAAGCGGATTCAACGTTTATTTGGAACTTAGAAAGATACCATATCGTACCGAAGCATATCTGGGGTGAGGTAGAGGATTTAACGACATTCACTAACCCTAATCCAGTAGGTAGTGGCCCAATGACCACGGTTAAATACCTTAAAGCGCAACAGATGGAATTATGTCGTAACCCAAATTACTATCTTGAGGGGCGTCCGTATCTGGATTGTGTGACATACCGTTCTTATAACGATAACTCACAGCTTCAGCCTGCATTGATAAAAGGCGAGATTGACTGGGGTTCTAACTTTATCGCTGATATCGATGCGACGTTCGTAGAGGCGTCACCAGAAACGAACCACTACTGGTATCCAGCAAACGATGCGATTCACCTGTATGTAAACACCAAAGAAGCGCCATTTAATGATTTGCGCGTTCGTCAGGCATTATCAATGTCACTTGATCGTGATGCAATTGTAGATATCGCTGCTTACGGTTATCCAACCGCTAACTTTAACGCTGGTGGTATTGGTGAACTTTACGAAACAAACATCAACACAGACATCTCCGATAAATATAAATCGTTAACGGCTTTCAACCCTGACAAAGCCAACGCGATACTTGATGAAGTTGGTCTGATAGATAAAAACGGTGATGGATTCCGTGATGATAAAGATGGCAATACCGTTGAGTTTGATATCGAAGTCGTGAACGGATGGACTGATTGGATTCAAGTGGTTCAGATGGTAACGGAATACTTTGAAGAAGTCGGTGTTAAGGCCAACGTTAAAACAGTCGATTGGGCGGTTTACGATAAGAATCTTAAAGAGAGCAAATATAAGATGTCTATCAATTGGTCAATGGTTGCTACAAACCCAATCCTTGCTTACCAAGAGTATTTTTCAACTTCTCGTATAGGTAAAACTTGGCATGCTGGCCACGGTGTACATACACCTGAAATCGACGCTTTAATCGATAGTTTTGGTAAAACAGGTGACACTCAAGAGCAGCAAAAAATTCTGGATCAGCTTCAAGAATTTACCGCTCAGAATATGCCATTTATCCCATTATTCTCAAACCCAACATGGTTCCAGTACCGCACAGATAAAATTGTGGGTTGGCCAAGTGAGAAAGACCCATATGTTCAACCAGTATGGTATGACGGTGGTAAACGAGTGATCATTCTTAACAATCTACATCTTAAGTAG
- a CDS encoding ABC transporter ATP-binding protein: MSNLLEINNLCVDYVSPNGIARAVNNVSVSIAPGETLGIAGESGCGKSTLAFAISRLHKAPALISEGEILYKGKDVLKMNNKQLRDFRWNDVSVVFQSAMNSLNPVITIGEQLTDVILAHKPVTKKQAYEKAAELLEIVGIHADRLSSFPHQLSGGMRQRVVIAVALALEPKLIIMDEPTTALDVVVEREILNELYDLKTKFGFSILFISHDLSLMGEIADRIGVMYAGNLIELGAAKTVFGSPQHPYTQGLISSFPTIHGPKERLYGIPGNPVNLLKIPQGCNFQERCSKCFSDCKANEPTLSMLDAGHQVSCHLV; encoded by the coding sequence ATGAGCAATTTATTAGAAATAAACAACCTTTGTGTTGATTATGTTTCTCCAAATGGTATCGCGAGAGCGGTAAACAACGTTAGCGTTTCCATTGCACCAGGTGAAACGTTAGGTATTGCTGGTGAATCAGGTTGTGGTAAAAGCACTCTAGCATTCGCCATCTCAAGATTGCATAAAGCACCTGCACTTATCTCTGAAGGCGAAATTCTTTACAAAGGTAAAGACGTTCTCAAAATGAACAATAAGCAACTTAGAGATTTCCGCTGGAATGATGTATCGGTGGTTTTCCAAAGTGCAATGAACTCGCTAAATCCCGTAATCACGATTGGTGAGCAGTTAACGGACGTGATTCTAGCGCACAAACCTGTCACAAAAAAACAGGCTTACGAAAAAGCAGCAGAGTTACTTGAAATAGTTGGAATACACGCTGACCGTTTGTCGAGTTTTCCTCATCAACTTAGTGGTGGAATGAGACAACGTGTTGTTATTGCTGTCGCTTTGGCGCTAGAACCCAAGCTCATCATTATGGATGAACCAACTACGGCATTGGATGTGGTGGTAGAGCGTGAAATTCTTAACGAGCTTTATGATTTAAAAACCAAATTCGGTTTCTCAATTCTGTTTATCAGCCATGATTTAAGTTTGATGGGTGAAATCGCTGACAGAATTGGTGTGATGTACGCAGGTAACCTAATTGAGTTAGGTGCCGCCAAAACCGTCTTTGGTTCGCCACAGCATCCTTATACTCAAGGTTTGATTTCGTCTTTTCCAACCATACATGGACCGAAAGAACGTTTGTATGGTATTCCTGGCAACCCTGTGAACTTACTCAAGATACCGCAAGGCTGCAACTTTCAAGAGCGTTGCTCAAAATGTTTTTCAGACTGTAAAGCGAACGAACCGACATTGTCCATGTTAGACGCAGGGCATCAAGTATCATGTCATCTTGTGTAG
- a CDS encoding ABC transporter ATP-binding protein → MEQVNEKEVVLSVSNLVKDFPVGQSSKSNLMRAVNDVTFELRKGEALAIVGESGSGKSTGARILTRIYDKTAGDVTFKGEPIQDYIDKNGELEYARQVQMIFQDPFGSLNPVHTIYHHIARPLLIHKRAEKKHVAKLVYELLELVGLQPVKETAEKYPHELSGGQRQRVAIARAIAVSPEVILADEPISMLDVSVRLGILNLMSDLKDKHGISFMYITHDIATARYFAEKTAVMYVGHMVEWGSSDSVTQNPQHPYSQLLLSAVPEVGKSGRRELTVKKGEIPMWKPDSVGCPFATRCLKATEKCSESMPEATQIGEEHFARCHHL, encoded by the coding sequence ATGGAACAAGTAAACGAAAAAGAAGTTGTTCTTTCGGTTAGTAATCTGGTTAAAGACTTCCCTGTTGGTCAGTCTTCTAAGAGCAATCTAATGCGAGCAGTCAATGATGTTACCTTTGAATTACGCAAGGGTGAGGCATTAGCGATTGTGGGTGAATCAGGATCTGGAAAAAGTACCGGAGCGCGAATTCTTACCCGTATTTATGATAAGACGGCCGGTGATGTCACTTTTAAAGGCGAGCCAATCCAAGATTACATCGACAAAAATGGTGAATTGGAATATGCACGCCAAGTACAGATGATTTTTCAAGACCCATTTGGCTCATTGAACCCTGTACATACGATTTATCATCATATCGCTAGACCGCTACTTATTCATAAGCGAGCCGAGAAAAAACATGTCGCGAAGCTGGTCTATGAGTTATTAGAACTCGTTGGCCTTCAACCTGTGAAAGAAACCGCTGAAAAATACCCTCATGAGTTAAGTGGCGGCCAGCGACAACGGGTTGCTATAGCAAGAGCAATAGCGGTTAGTCCGGAGGTTATCCTAGCCGATGAGCCTATCTCAATGCTCGATGTATCGGTCCGCCTTGGTATTTTGAACTTAATGTCAGATCTCAAGGACAAACATGGCATATCCTTTATGTATATTACCCATGATATTGCGACAGCTCGCTATTTTGCTGAAAAAACTGCGGTAATGTATGTGGGTCATATGGTGGAGTGGGGCAGCAGTGATAGTGTAACGCAAAACCCACAGCACCCTTATTCGCAACTTTTGTTATCTGCGGTTCCTGAAGTGGGCAAATCGGGTCGCCGAGAATTAACAGTTAAGAAAGGCGAAATTCCGATGTGGAAACCAGACAGTGTCGGCTGTCCATTTGCGACTCGTTGCCTTAAAGCAACAGAGAAATGCAGTGAATCTATGCCTGAAGCGACTCAAATCGGTGAAGAACACTTTGCTCGCTGTCATCACCTATAA
- a CDS encoding DEAD/DEAH box helicase gives MSFSSQNFSPEIVKALSECGYEKLTPVQQKAIPLARKGYDILANAQTGTGKTAAFALPIIQQLLDKTKVNNHFQTRALVLAPTRELAAQIAQSIEDYIKYTSLSVAAIYGGVKMSSQVQKLKNGVDILVATPGRLIEHLDEKSVSLQNLEFLVFDEADRMLDMGFISSIETIMSGVSTEPQTMLFSATFSPQMNKLAAEMLNQPKRVSVAQENVTADTIAHVVYPVDQERKNEMLSELIGRKNWKQVLVFVNYKETANMLLKELKLDGIKAVLCHGDKAQSARRRALDEFKEGKARVMIATDVAARGLDIKGLPHVVNFDMPFLAEDYVHRIGRTGRAGQKGHAVSFVSREEELTLQQVESLIGHTIRRVEQAGYEPKNRDALLQKMHSKPAFKDRKTRTNNPSDANQGSAERCARLRNIVRNRAAATKK, from the coding sequence ATGTCATTTTCATCTCAGAATTTTTCTCCAGAAATTGTGAAAGCACTATCCGAGTGCGGCTACGAAAAACTTACGCCTGTTCAGCAGAAAGCGATCCCACTCGCTCGTAAAGGGTACGATATCTTAGCGAATGCTCAAACAGGGACAGGTAAAACTGCCGCTTTCGCTCTGCCTATTATTCAGCAGTTATTAGACAAGACCAAAGTTAATAACCATTTTCAAACACGAGCACTGGTTCTTGCTCCAACTCGTGAATTGGCCGCACAGATTGCGCAAAGCATTGAAGATTATATCAAGTACACATCATTGAGTGTTGCTGCCATTTATGGTGGTGTGAAGATGTCTTCTCAGGTTCAAAAGCTAAAGAACGGCGTCGACATTTTAGTGGCTACACCAGGTCGCTTAATTGAGCATCTGGATGAGAAAAGTGTTTCCCTGCAGAACCTTGAGTTCTTGGTTTTCGATGAAGCCGACCGTATGTTAGACATGGGCTTTATTTCATCAATTGAAACCATTATGTCTGGTGTTTCAACGGAGCCACAGACTATGCTGTTCTCGGCGACGTTCTCTCCGCAAATGAACAAATTAGCGGCTGAAATGTTGAATCAACCGAAAAGAGTATCCGTAGCTCAAGAAAACGTGACGGCAGATACTATCGCGCATGTTGTCTACCCAGTAGACCAAGAAAGAAAGAATGAAATGTTATCTGAACTTATTGGTCGTAAGAATTGGAAACAGGTATTGGTCTTTGTGAACTACAAAGAAACGGCTAACATGTTATTGAAAGAACTCAAACTGGACGGTATTAAAGCGGTACTATGTCACGGAGATAAAGCACAAAGTGCCCGTCGTAGAGCGCTTGACGAGTTTAAAGAAGGCAAGGCACGTGTGATGATTGCAACCGATGTGGCTGCTCGCGGCCTAGATATTAAAGGCCTTCCGCACGTAGTGAATTTCGATATGCCATTTTTGGCAGAAGATTATGTTCACCGTATTGGCCGAACAGGTCGAGCTGGCCAAAAAGGACACGCTGTGTCTTTTGTCAGTCGTGAAGAAGAACTGACGTTGCAACAAGTAGAGTCGTTGATTGGCCATACGATTCGACGTGTAGAGCAAGCAGGATACGAGCCAAAGAATCGTGATGCACTATTACAGAAAATGCACAGCAAACCAGCGTTCAAAGACCGTAAAACTCGTACGAACAACCCTTCTGATGCTAACCAGGGCTCTGCTGAGAGATGCGCTAGATTACGTAACATCGTGAGAAATAGAGCTGCAGCCACTAAGAAGTAA
- a CDS encoding LacI family DNA-binding transcriptional regulator produces MITIKEVAEYAQVSQSTVSRALNGHESVKEKNRVKVFDAIEALGYQPNAFAQALASNKSYSIGMLVGTLDGPFYGPMMHNVEEAARKENYHVIISSGNELYEQEQESIAFLRSKKVDGLVLTSDMLADSDILEIVKHTPATVLLNRYIPEISEQCIYIDNEHGGTIAVDYLIRMGHKKIGCITGQLSKIDSRDRLQGYRNALAKNGIEYDTNLVVEGRFDHKGNDSAVRRLLDRDTDMTAIFCMNDNIAMTAYGVCAEKGLRVGEDMSIIGFDNNNYSQYMNPSLTTIDFPLKEMAIQGASYVLNELTKKSQKPIERRLEPTLIERQSVKDLN; encoded by the coding sequence TTGATAACCATTAAAGAAGTCGCGGAGTATGCCCAAGTATCCCAGTCGACTGTTTCTAGGGCTTTAAACGGCCATGAATCTGTCAAAGAAAAAAATAGAGTAAAAGTGTTCGACGCGATTGAAGCATTGGGTTATCAACCCAATGCTTTTGCTCAAGCGTTAGCGTCGAACAAATCGTACAGCATTGGCATGTTAGTCGGCACACTAGATGGTCCATTCTATGGTCCGATGATGCATAATGTCGAAGAAGCCGCACGTAAAGAGAACTATCACGTTATTATCTCTAGTGGCAACGAACTATACGAACAAGAGCAAGAATCTATTGCTTTTTTACGTTCGAAAAAAGTTGATGGATTGGTTCTAACATCCGACATGCTAGCCGATAGTGATATTCTTGAAATAGTAAAGCATACCCCTGCGACCGTCTTACTTAACCGCTATATCCCCGAGATTTCAGAACAATGCATCTACATTGATAATGAGCACGGTGGCACCATCGCCGTTGACTATCTAATCCGTATGGGACATAAAAAAATCGGCTGTATCACCGGGCAATTAAGCAAAATTGATAGCCGGGACCGCCTGCAAGGCTACCGGAATGCATTAGCAAAGAATGGGATTGAATACGATACGAATCTCGTTGTTGAAGGCCGATTTGACCACAAAGGTAATGACAGTGCGGTAAGGCGTCTACTTGACAGAGACACAGATATGACAGCAATTTTTTGCATGAACGATAATATCGCGATGACCGCTTATGGAGTTTGCGCAGAAAAAGGGCTTCGAGTAGGTGAAGATATGTCGATTATCGGTTTCGATAACAATAACTACAGTCAATACATGAACCCTAGCTTGACGACTATCGACTTCCCACTGAAAGAGATGGCTATTCAGGGCGCAAGTTATGTACTCAATGAACTCACAAAAAAATCACAAAAACCTATTGAAAGAAGGTTGGAGCCAACTTTAATAGAGCGTCAGTCAGTTAAAGACCTGAATTGA
- a CDS encoding antibiotic biosynthesis monooxygenase family protein, with protein sequence MFAVIFKAKVGKQDKDYLDMVAVMRELAFSKYGCLDFFAVSEGDQEIAISYWESENDIQRWHSDTQHTVAQKLGREKWYQSYTVEVVEIQRRYSFP encoded by the coding sequence ATGTTTGCGGTGATTTTTAAAGCAAAAGTGGGTAAACAAGATAAGGATTATCTAGATATGGTTGCCGTAATGCGAGAACTGGCGTTTTCGAAATACGGCTGTTTAGATTTTTTCGCTGTCTCAGAGGGCGATCAGGAGATCGCCATATCCTACTGGGAGTCAGAGAACGATATTCAACGATGGCATAGTGATACACAACATACTGTGGCTCAAAAACTTGGCCGAGAGAAGTGGTATCAATCGTATACTGTTGAGGTTGTAGAAATTCAAAGGCGTTATAGTTTTCCTTAA
- a CDS encoding DUF4225 domain-containing protein — protein MNMYLCNKFFDRSSLGSSSSHGDFAYYGADLALSAYGALAKTTTIKNATNAKQIASKPNLHFIPWTRTRKAKQFKLFRYSSEDYLRGYKTTSKEALLNGALSDGFTLQALNDTKNRLTCIIAV, from the coding sequence ATGAATATGTACTTATGCAACAAGTTTTTTGACAGAAGCAGCTTAGGCTCTTCTTCCTCTCATGGTGATTTCGCCTATTACGGGGCCGATTTAGCTTTGTCTGCTTATGGAGCTCTTGCTAAAACAACCACGATAAAAAATGCCACAAACGCTAAGCAAATCGCTTCAAAGCCCAACTTACATTTCATACCTTGGACAAGAACCAGAAAAGCGAAGCAGTTCAAGTTATTTAGATACAGTTCTGAGGATTATTTAAGAGGGTATAAGACCACATCGAAAGAGGCTCTATTAAATGGAGCTCTATCTGATGGATTTACGCTACAAGCATTAAACGACACTAAAAACCGATTGACTTGCATCATTGCCGTTTAG